A single genomic interval of Cervus elaphus chromosome 26, mCerEla1.1, whole genome shotgun sequence harbors:
- the OLIG3 gene encoding oligodendrocyte transcription factor 3, with protein sequence MNSDSSSVSSRASSPDMDEMYLRDHHHRHHHHQESRLNSVSSTQGDMVQKMPGESLSRAGAKAAGESSKYKIKKQLSEQDLQQLRLKINGRERKRMHDLNLAMDGLREVMPYAHGPSVRKLSKIATLLLARNYILMLTSSLEEMKRLVGEIYGGHHSAFHCGTVGHSAGHPAHAANAVHPVHPILGGALSSGNASSPLSAASLPAIGTIRPPHSLLKAPSTPPALQLGSGFQHWAGLPCACTICQMPPPPHLSALSTANMARLSAESKDLLK encoded by the coding sequence ATGAATTCTGATTCAAGCTCTGTCTCCAGCAGAGCTTCATCTCCGGACATGGACGAGATGTATCTGAGGGACCATCACCAccgccatcaccaccaccaggagAGCCGCCTCAACTCCGTCTCGTCCACGCAGGGCGACATGGTGCAGAAGATGCCCGGGGAAAGCCTCTCGCGGGCCGGCGCCAAGGCCGCGGGCGAGAGCAGCAAGTACAAAATCAAGAAGCAGCTGTCGGAGCAGGACCTCCAGCAGTTGAGACTGAAGATCAACGGACGCGAGCGCAAGCGGATGCACGACCTGAACCTAGCCATGGACGGGCTGCGCGAGGTCATGCCGTACGCGCACGGGCCCTCGGTGCGCAAACTCTCCAAGATCGCCACTCTCCTGCTGGCCAGAAACTACATCCTCATGCTCACCAGCTCCTTGGAGGAGATGAAGAGGTTGGTTGGTGAGATATACGGGGGCCACCACTCGGCCTTCCACTGTGGGACCGTGGGCCACTCGGCCGGCCACCCAGCGCACGCCGCCAACGCCGTGCACCCGGTGCATCCCATCCTGGGCGGCGCTCTCTCCTCTGGCAACGCCTCGTCGCCTCTGTCCGCTGCCTCGCTGCCCGCCATCGGCACCATCCGGCCTCCCCACTCGCTGCTCAAGGCGCCGTCCACGCCTCCCGCGCTGCAGCTGGGCAGCGGCTTCCAGCACTGGGCCGGCCTGCCCTGCGCCTGCACCATCTGCCAgatgccgccgccgccgcacctGTCCGCTCTGTCCACCGCCAACATGGCCAGGCTGTCTGCCGAGTCCAAGGACTTGCTCAAGTGA